One window of the Chryseobacterium sp. CY350 genome contains the following:
- a CDS encoding lysophospholipid acyltransferase family protein: MAKKNIFTDSFGTPYFLKRFIIFILGIVSYRRFNGFNKLKISGTEHLVDLPDSNVLFVSNHQTYFADVAAMYHAFCAVNNGYLNTIKNPIYLLNPRVDFYYVAAEETMNKGILPKIFKIAGAVTVKRTWRAEGKNVNRMVDLGEIDNIMKALDNGWVATFPQGTTAAFAQGRKGTAKLIKNQRPIVIPIKINGFRRAFDKKGLRVKVTGVKPTMEFKKPLDIDYDHENAQQILLKIMTAIEQTEDFNVLHTYDEEIKAKKSENHNL, from the coding sequence ATGGCGAAGAAGAACATATTTACCGATTCGTTCGGCACTCCTTATTTTTTAAAAAGGTTTATCATCTTCATTTTAGGAATCGTTTCCTACAGAAGATTTAATGGCTTTAATAAGCTTAAAATCTCCGGAACTGAGCATTTGGTAGACCTTCCGGATTCTAATGTACTTTTCGTATCCAATCATCAGACTTATTTTGCTGATGTAGCGGCAATGTATCATGCATTTTGCGCAGTGAACAACGGATATTTAAATACAATAAAAAACCCGATTTATCTTCTCAATCCAAGAGTAGATTTTTACTATGTTGCCGCCGAAGAAACCATGAATAAAGGAATTCTTCCTAAAATTTTCAAAATCGCAGGAGCTGTAACCGTAAAAAGAACATGGAGGGCAGAAGGTAAAAACGTCAACAGAATGGTTGATCTGGGTGAAATTGATAATATCATGAAAGCCCTAGACAACGGCTGGGTAGCCACTTTTCCGCAAGGAACGACCGCAGCTTTTGCACAGGGAAGAAAAGGAACAGCAAAACTGATCAAAAACCAGAGACCAATTGTAATTCCCATCAAAATAAACGGATTCAGAAGAGCATTTGATAAAAAAGGACTTCGTGTAAAAGTAACCGGCGTAAAACCTACAATGGAATTTAAAAAGCCTTTAGACATCGATTACGATCATGAAAATGCACAACAGATTCTTCTGAAAATAATGACTGCCATTGAGCAGACGGAAGACTTCAATGTTTTACACACCTACGATGAAGAGATCAAAGCAAAAAAATCTGAAAACCACAATTTATAA
- a CDS encoding NUDIX hydrolase, whose amino-acid sequence MESFGKDLLKKLKNAQLDGANAHGIFSPPYRAVFSNDEILAKNPKFAAVNIVLYLRNNEWYFPLIQRTENERDRHSGQISLPGGKREEFDQDFAETAIRETSEEIGLEKPYVRIIREMSPIYIPPSNFYVYPYISYSKRNPEFILQESEAVEVIEFPITSFLNLPDSPEIMALPGAGGKEVPVINFNGYIIWGATAMILSEFSQLIKKM is encoded by the coding sequence ATGGAAAGTTTTGGAAAAGATTTACTAAAAAAGCTTAAAAATGCTCAATTGGATGGCGCCAACGCACATGGTATTTTCTCGCCGCCTTATCGTGCAGTATTTTCCAATGATGAGATTTTAGCAAAAAACCCGAAATTTGCTGCCGTCAATATTGTTCTTTACCTTAGAAATAACGAATGGTATTTCCCGCTCATACAACGTACAGAAAATGAGCGCGACAGACACAGCGGACAAATATCTTTGCCTGGAGGAAAGCGGGAAGAATTTGATCAGGATTTTGCCGAAACCGCAATACGAGAGACTTCCGAAGAAATAGGTCTGGAAAAACCTTATGTAAGAATCATTCGCGAAATGTCACCGATTTATATTCCGCCGAGTAATTTTTACGTATATCCCTACATTTCTTATTCCAAAAGAAATCCTGAGTTTATTTTACAAGAAAGTGAGGCTGTAGAAGTTATAGAATTTCCGATCACATCATTTCTGAACCTTCCGGATTCACCGGAAATAATGGCATTGCCGGGAGCAGGCGGAAAAGAAGTTCCTGTAATCAATTTCAACGGATATATTATCTGGGGAGCAACTGCAATGATACTCAGCGAATTCAGCCAGTTGATTAAAAAAATGTAA
- the csgH gene encoding curli-like amyloid fiber formation chaperone CsgH produces the protein MRNFVFYNVFFIFLSVCAYGQEDKKIVAKIDKEVIEKQLKIKALVNNNTSTYQELNYLLISIKKGAGGNLSNNKQSGKFSINPNESKSLSEMSVNLEKGDALKAFLYIRDEETQKLIAKDSLEINQDFFKQTTGVVEKEEAFELSGLTIDDTKSKIGKDFYDLFYIQYNQIPDKSNSAITITELPARGTSGQINIQIDDKVIYSFMTNPSEDYLKEQLDFTLRYIKDFNSRKNLIKNEFIY, from the coding sequence ATGAGAAATTTCGTCTTCTATAATGTTTTTTTTATTTTTTTGTCTGTTTGCGCGTACGGACAGGAAGACAAAAAAATAGTTGCAAAAATTGACAAAGAAGTCATCGAAAAGCAGTTGAAAATAAAAGCTTTGGTCAATAATAATACCTCAACATATCAGGAACTGAATTATCTCCTGATTTCAATTAAAAAAGGTGCAGGCGGAAATCTCTCAAATAATAAGCAAAGCGGTAAATTTTCAATAAATCCGAATGAAAGCAAATCTTTATCTGAAATGAGTGTGAATCTGGAAAAAGGAGATGCATTAAAAGCATTCCTTTACATTCGGGACGAAGAGACGCAGAAACTTATCGCTAAAGACAGCCTGGAAATTAATCAGGATTTTTTTAAGCAAACAACAGGCGTTGTAGAAAAAGAAGAAGCTTTCGAACTCAGCGGATTGACGATTGACGATACAAAAAGTAAGATCGGGAAAGATTTTTATGATTTGTTTTATATTCAGTATAATCAGATTCCTGACAAGAGCAATTCTGCGATTACGATTACAGAACTTCCTGCAAGAGGAACCAGCGGTCAGATTAATATTCAGATTGATGATAAAGTAATTTACAGTTTTATGACCAATCCCAGTGAAGATTATCTCAAAGAACAGTTAGATTTCACGCTCAGATATATTAAAGATTTCAACTCCCGAAAGAATCTTATTAAAAACGAATTCATCTACTAA
- a CDS encoding curli production assembly/transport component CsgF, whose translation MKTLLITAFFFLGFFQPKSQQLVYKPINPAFGGDTFNYQWLLSSASAQNQFDDKDGSNLTGNSGSLSNFTDSLNRQVLSELSRKLFQDQFGSGGVQAGNYMFGSLYLQITNTAQGMMISILDTNTGEQSEIVVPK comes from the coding sequence ATGAAAACTCTTTTAATAACAGCCTTCTTTTTTTTAGGATTTTTCCAGCCAAAATCTCAACAGCTGGTGTACAAACCGATCAATCCGGCCTTTGGTGGCGATACATTCAATTATCAGTGGCTTCTAAGTTCTGCAAGTGCTCAAAATCAATTTGATGATAAAGACGGAAGTAATCTCACGGGAAATTCCGGATCTCTGAGCAATTTCACAGACAGTTTAAACCGTCAGGTTCTAAGTGAGCTTTCCAGGAAATTATTTCAGGATCAGTTTGGCTCCGGAGGCGTACAGGCAGGAAACTATATGTTTGGTTCCCTTTATCTTCAGATTACCAATACGGCACAAGGAATGATGATCAGTATTTTGGATACCAATACGGGGGAACAATCCGAGATTGTAGTGCCAAAATAA
- a CDS encoding CsgG/HfaB family protein, with translation MRFFTTIRIFFWILFACILQSCGTAMSFTSNKEVSTMGEITSYTTELRNLPLPKEKVVVGVYKFRDQTGQYKPSENGANWSTAVPQGTTTILIKALEDSRWFTPIERENIANLLNERQIIRSTRQEYLKDADKNSQALPPLLYAGMLLEGGVISYDSNVMTGGIGARYFGIGASSQYRQDRITIYLRAVSTLNGEILKTVYVSKTILSTSINGSFFKYIDTERLMEAEVGFTQNEPIQLAVTDAIEKAVKSLIVEGIKDKIWGKSLGDPADYQKLVDDYDFETKKNTDRQVGNIYPTAERSKLSMFGQVEANQVRNDYVNPVAQFGLKGGIKYFFDKNFNIELSAAAYRLENEKIIRRTFISPELNLEYFMLPKYKFSPLVYAGVGAMFSREPVRYKAQFGGGFEYLAFKKLGVRLSSQYDVGFSDDWDLLINGKRKDHALRFGLGLNLYLGNKK, from the coding sequence ATGAGATTTTTTACTACTATCAGAATTTTTTTCTGGATACTTTTTGCGTGTATACTGCAATCTTGTGGTACTGCAATGAGTTTTACTTCTAATAAAGAAGTGTCTACAATGGGAGAAATCACTTCTTACACTACAGAATTGAGAAATTTACCTTTACCTAAAGAAAAAGTGGTAGTGGGTGTCTATAAATTCAGAGATCAGACCGGGCAGTACAAACCTTCTGAAAACGGAGCCAATTGGAGTACAGCAGTGCCTCAAGGCACAACAACCATTCTTATTAAAGCATTAGAAGACAGCAGATGGTTTACACCAATCGAAAGAGAAAACATCGCCAATCTCCTTAATGAAAGACAAATCATAAGGTCTACACGACAAGAATACCTGAAAGATGCTGACAAAAACAGCCAGGCTTTACCGCCATTGTTGTATGCAGGAATGCTTTTGGAAGGTGGAGTGATTTCTTATGACAGCAACGTCATGACCGGCGGTATCGGTGCAAGATATTTCGGAATTGGCGCATCATCACAATATAGACAAGATAGAATTACGATATACCTTCGTGCTGTTTCTACTTTAAATGGTGAAATCTTAAAAACGGTTTATGTTTCTAAAACCATTTTATCAACAAGTATCAACGGAAGTTTTTTTAAATACATCGATACCGAAAGGCTAATGGAAGCTGAAGTTGGCTTTACACAAAACGAACCCATCCAGCTTGCTGTAACAGACGCTATAGAAAAAGCTGTAAAATCTTTAATTGTAGAAGGTATTAAAGATAAAATCTGGGGAAAATCATTAGGCGATCCTGCAGATTATCAAAAATTGGTAGACGATTATGATTTTGAGACTAAAAAAAATACAGACAGACAGGTGGGAAATATCTATCCAACTGCTGAAAGATCAAAGCTTTCTATGTTTGGACAGGTTGAGGCCAATCAGGTAAGAAATGATTATGTAAATCCTGTTGCTCAATTTGGCTTAAAAGGCGGAATTAAATATTTTTTTGATAAAAATTTTAACATAGAACTCAGCGCTGCAGCCTATCGACTTGAGAACGAAAAAATTATAAGACGTACGTTCATTTCACCGGAACTTAATTTAGAATACTTTATGCTACCCAAATACAAATTTTCCCCATTAGTATACGCAGGGGTAGGTGCGATGTTTTCCAGAGAACCCGTACGATATAAAGCTCAATTTGGAGGCGGTTTCGAGTATTTAGCATTCAAAAAACTTGGGGTAAGATTATCTTCCCAGTACGATGTAGGATTCAGTGACGATTGGGATCTTTTGATCAACGGAAAAAGAAAAGATCATGCACTGAGATTTGGGTTGGGTCTTAATTTATATTTAGGCAATAAAAAATAA
- a CDS encoding carboxypeptidase-like regulatory domain-containing protein, which translates to MKAYINILIILISFFSFTSCSEELVDQAQTGILRGRVVKKGTNEPIANAKVFTTPSTQTTFSDKDGMFEIKDIPAGNYSVKAELSGYVSNFQAVNIQTENQVVTIVFEMDDDESLNSPPSAPTLLSPIDNAVNQPLSVQLSWNATDPDKTDSLTYKLTVKNNINTDVIQVNDLKVKSYILSNLLFGVSYFWQISVSDGIHPDVLSPVFKFTTSATPANRYHYVRKVNGNFVIMSSDVQSNSFQLTNASNSSWRPRKNNNAGLIAFLRNDAGGSHIFTANPDGSNVFKVTQIPVAGFNQNELDFSWNTTGSVFLYSNFDKLYKINKDGTGQQLVYTTTDGSLISEVDWSYDNTKIAIKTNNFSGYNTKIFIIDMLGNVLQNVFSAATGATGGLNFSVDGQKLLYTHDVSGYQDANYRQLDSHIFIYNLVNNTIIDASAESDKPIGTNDLDPRFSPNNSQIIMVNTSNDNVSQKNILTIDLNNTGVDFVRAILFSNGEMPDYE; encoded by the coding sequence ATGAAAGCTTACATTAATATATTGATTATTTTGATTTCTTTTTTTTCGTTCACTTCTTGCAGCGAAGAATTGGTAGATCAGGCGCAAACCGGGATTTTGCGTGGTAGAGTAGTAAAAAAAGGCACCAATGAACCGATCGCCAATGCAAAAGTTTTTACCACACCAAGTACACAGACAACGTTCAGTGATAAAGACGGCATGTTCGAAATTAAAGATATTCCTGCAGGTAATTATTCTGTGAAAGCTGAACTTTCGGGATATGTTTCCAATTTTCAGGCGGTTAATATTCAGACAGAAAATCAGGTGGTCACCATTGTTTTTGAGATGGATGATGATGAATCTTTGAATTCACCGCCTTCCGCGCCAACATTACTGAGCCCAATTGACAACGCTGTAAACCAACCCTTGAGTGTACAACTAAGCTGGAATGCTACAGATCCGGATAAAACTGATAGTCTTACTTATAAACTGACGGTTAAAAATAATATCAATACAGACGTTATTCAGGTAAATGATTTAAAAGTTAAATCCTATATTTTATCTAATTTACTTTTTGGAGTGAGCTATTTTTGGCAAATTTCAGTTTCGGATGGTATTCATCCTGATGTTTTAAGTCCGGTATTTAAATTTACAACAAGTGCAACACCTGCCAATCGTTATCATTATGTGAGAAAAGTCAATGGGAATTTTGTTATTATGTCGAGCGATGTACAGAGTAATAGTTTTCAACTCACTAATGCTTCAAACAGCAGTTGGCGGCCAAGAAAAAACAACAATGCAGGATTGATCGCTTTTTTAAGAAATGATGCAGGTGGAAGTCATATTTTTACTGCAAATCCTGATGGTTCTAATGTCTTTAAAGTAACTCAGATTCCGGTTGCCGGATTTAATCAGAATGAATTAGATTTTTCATGGAATACGACAGGAAGTGTATTTTTATATTCAAATTTCGACAAACTTTATAAAATCAATAAAGATGGTACCGGTCAGCAGTTGGTGTACACAACTACTGATGGCAGCCTGATTTCTGAAGTTGACTGGAGTTATGATAATACCAAAATTGCTATAAAGACCAATAATTTCAGCGGTTATAATACTAAGATTTTCATTATTGATATGTTAGGTAATGTTCTGCAAAATGTGTTTTCAGCTGCAACAGGAGCAACAGGCGGACTGAATTTTTCGGTCGACGGTCAAAAACTTCTTTACACACACGATGTTTCAGGTTACCAAGATGCTAATTACCGACAGCTAGATTCTCACATATTTATTTATAATCTTGTCAACAATACGATTATTGATGCTTCTGCAGAAAGTGACAAACCTATTGGTACCAATGATCTTGATCCGAGATTTTCACCGAATAATTCTCAGATCATCATGGTGAACACCAGTAATGATAATGTTTCTCAGAAAAATATTCTGACAATTGATCTTAATAACACAGGGGTAGATTTCGTAAGAGCAATATTATTTTCCAACGGAGAAATGCCGGATTACGAATAG
- a CDS encoding response regulator transcription factor encodes MKPDLAILDEPLLYTESLSKLLIQEKIFNSVNVFNSCENLYSHLRENTPQFLMISSNILLLSDLYKCLETIISQDSTVRIIVIGNSYDVIVIRKLFNKGIKSYLDKNSNYDEFLKSVNALSMNEIYICEHAKKMMINFISSEQEKQSPNIKEPLTRREMEILKLICDGYSSKDIGEKLFISINTVETHRKRILMKLNVKNSVGVVKYAMENNIFS; translated from the coding sequence ATGAAACCAGATTTAGCAATTCTAGATGAGCCACTTCTATATACAGAAAGCCTTTCCAAATTACTCATACAAGAAAAAATTTTCAATTCTGTGAACGTTTTTAATAGCTGTGAAAATTTATACAGTCACCTGAGAGAGAATACTCCACAGTTTTTAATGATCAGCTCAAATATTTTATTGCTAAGCGATCTTTACAAATGTTTAGAAACAATTATTTCGCAAGACAGCACGGTAAGAATAATAGTGATTGGTAATTCTTACGATGTGATAGTGATCAGAAAATTATTTAACAAAGGCATAAAAAGTTACCTCGACAAAAACAGCAATTACGACGAATTTCTAAAATCGGTAAATGCTCTGTCTATGAATGAAATTTATATTTGTGAACATGCAAAAAAAATGATGATCAATTTTATAAGCAGCGAGCAGGAGAAACAAAGCCCAAATATTAAAGAGCCACTGACGAGAAGAGAGATGGAAATTTTGAAATTAATTTGTGATGGCTACAGCAGTAAAGACATTGGCGAAAAACTTTTCATCAGCATCAATACGGTAGAAACTCACCGAAAGAGAATTTTGATGAAACTTAATGTAAAAAATTCTGTAGGCGTGGTAAAATATGCAATGGAAAACAACATATTCAGCTAG
- a CDS encoding ribonuclease E/G, producing MKKELIVSHEDELTKIALLEDGRLCELHEEEDKNDFVVGDLFIGKVKKLAPNLNAAFVNIGYDKDAFLHYQDLGPQYLTYKKFLKDTVSKKQNASSLKNFEIQPEIDKNGTVDKIIAKDDVVLLQITKEPISTKGPRISTQISLTGRFLVLIPFDNKVSISKKIGSSEEKVRLRTLIDSIKPEGFGVIIRTVAEGKKVADLHNDMNQLIQKWENTFKNIQKNKVPSKVLSEDDKASSILRDNFNQDFVNVFCDDEQMVEEMKNYVEVIAPERKNIVQFYDSHIPLLEYYNVEKQLKQSFGKHVNIPSSKGAYLVIEHTEALHVIDVNSGNNITAGNSANKEHALHVNKMAATEIARQLRLRDMGGIIVVDFIDMTNPDHRRDLFEHLKTEMSRDKARHKILPPSKFGLIQITRQRNRPEKQIDTKEENPNKDGEIVAPIVIVEKMEDTIRTIMQKDKGKLYLHVHPFVEAFLTKGIKSIQMKWFLKYKKWVTIIPRDSFKYLEYKIYNSKKEELSGYSN from the coding sequence ATGAAGAAAGAACTAATAGTTTCGCATGAAGATGAGCTTACAAAGATTGCTTTGCTGGAAGACGGAAGACTATGTGAACTTCATGAGGAAGAAGACAAAAATGATTTTGTAGTCGGAGATTTGTTCATAGGAAAAGTAAAAAAACTGGCTCCCAACCTTAATGCAGCTTTTGTAAACATCGGATACGATAAAGATGCATTTTTGCATTATCAGGATCTTGGGCCACAATATCTTACTTACAAAAAATTTTTAAAAGACACGGTTTCTAAGAAACAGAATGCTTCAAGTTTAAAAAATTTCGAAATACAGCCCGAAATTGACAAAAACGGAACGGTAGACAAAATCATCGCCAAAGATGACGTTGTTCTTTTACAAATTACCAAAGAACCTATATCTACAAAAGGACCGAGAATCTCTACACAGATTTCTCTTACGGGACGTTTTTTGGTTTTAATACCTTTCGATAATAAGGTTTCTATCTCAAAAAAAATCGGAAGTTCCGAGGAAAAAGTGAGACTGCGAACCTTGATCGACAGTATAAAACCTGAAGGTTTTGGTGTCATCATCAGAACTGTCGCTGAAGGAAAGAAAGTAGCTGATCTTCACAATGATATGAATCAACTGATTCAAAAATGGGAAAATACTTTTAAGAATATTCAGAAAAATAAAGTCCCGTCGAAAGTATTGAGTGAAGATGATAAAGCTTCATCTATTTTAAGAGATAACTTCAATCAGGATTTCGTGAATGTCTTTTGTGACGACGAACAAATGGTTGAAGAAATGAAAAATTATGTGGAAGTTATTGCTCCTGAACGCAAAAATATCGTTCAGTTTTATGACTCTCACATTCCTCTCCTCGAATATTATAACGTTGAAAAGCAGCTGAAACAAAGCTTCGGAAAACACGTAAATATTCCAAGTTCAAAAGGTGCTTATCTGGTAATAGAACACACAGAGGCACTGCACGTAATCGACGTAAACTCCGGAAATAATATCACAGCCGGAAATTCTGCCAATAAAGAACACGCACTCCACGTGAACAAAATGGCAGCAACAGAAATAGCAAGACAGCTTCGTCTGCGTGATATGGGTGGTATCATCGTTGTAGATTTTATCGACATGACCAACCCCGATCACAGAAGAGATTTGTTTGAACATCTGAAAACAGAAATGAGCCGCGACAAAGCTCGTCACAAGATTCTGCCTCCAAGTAAATTTGGATTAATACAGATCACCAGACAGAGAAACCGTCCGGAAAAACAAATCGACACAAAAGAAGAAAACCCAAACAAAGACGGAGAAATCGTAGCACCGATCGTCATTGTTGAGAAAATGGAAGACACCATAAGAACCATCATGCAAAAAGACAAAGGAAAACTTTACCTGCATGTACATCCTTTCGTAGAAGCTTTCCTTACCAAAGGAATCAAAAGTATACAGATGAAATGGTTTCTGAAATACAAAAAATGGGTAACCATTATCCCACGGGATTCTTTTAAATATTTAGAATACAAAATCTATAATTCTAAAAAAGAAGAATTAAGCGGCTATTCTAACTAA
- a CDS encoding HU family DNA-binding protein produces the protein MTKAELVNTISNKLGTEKNETQKVVEAFMQEIRTSMYNGDNVYLRGFGSFIVKTRAAKTGRNISKNTAIEIPAHNIPAFKPSKSFVEKVKTKVAVK, from the coding sequence ATGACAAAGGCAGAATTGGTAAACACCATCTCAAATAAATTGGGAACAGAAAAGAATGAAACACAGAAAGTTGTAGAAGCTTTTATGCAGGAGATCAGAACTTCTATGTATAATGGAGACAATGTTTACTTAAGAGGTTTTGGTTCTTTCATCGTTAAAACTAGAGCAGCGAAAACGGGAAGAAACATATCTAAGAACACTGCAATAGAAATCCCTGCACACAATATTCCTGCTTTCAAACCTTCAAAATCTTTTGTAGAGAAAGTAAAAACTAAAGTTGCAGTAAAATAA
- a CDS encoding response regulator transcription factor: protein MSKILANTVRFSIADSDFYFKKIMIKTLLENPFNMLLNDCNNGHELINRIYRKQEDVFIVELFMPVLSGLEAIKFIRKNNSETPIITYSGTYQEDMADLLQKIPNIYYCQKNSNIIKDLIKGKITSKDFDYEAYSESWKQQPLAVQEYMNRQKHSQDELSPTEIQLMKFCYEGFSNKEIGEKLNLSTRTIDTYINRLTEKLGLKTKLHLIRFCVENGYYNSSM from the coding sequence ATGAGTAAAATACTGGCCAATACGGTTCGGTTTTCGATTGCAGACAGCGATTTTTATTTTAAAAAAATAATGATCAAAACTTTATTGGAAAACCCTTTTAATATGCTTCTTAATGACTGCAATAACGGTCATGAGCTCATCAACAGGATCTACCGGAAACAGGAAGATGTCTTTATCGTAGAACTCTTCATGCCTGTTCTCAGCGGTCTCGAAGCCATAAAGTTCATCCGCAAAAACAACAGCGAAACGCCAATTATCACCTATTCCGGGACGTATCAAGAAGATATGGCAGATCTACTGCAAAAAATTCCGAATATCTATTATTGTCAAAAAAACAGCAATATCATTAAAGATCTTATCAAAGGAAAAATCACCTCAAAGGACTTTGATTATGAAGCTTATTCTGAAAGCTGGAAGCAGCAGCCGCTCGCCGTTCAGGAATATATGAACAGACAAAAACACAGCCAGGATGAGCTTTCGCCAACAGAAATTCAGCTGATGAAATTTTGCTATGAAGGCTTCAGTAATAAGGAGATAGGCGAAAAACTAAACCTCAGCACAAGAACCATCGACACGTATATAAACAGACTCACAGAAAAGCTTGGTTTAAAAACAAAACTGCACCTCATTCGCTTCTGTGTAGAAAATGGGTACTATAATTCTAGTATGTAA